The Microcystis panniformis FACHB-1757 region CCCGAAACTAAGGACAGAATCGATCAATTAGTTCAGAATAACAAAGTTCTTGTGTTCATGAAGGGCAATAAATTAATGCCTCAGTGTGGTTTCTCGAATAACGTCATACAAATTCTCAATATTCTGGGGGTTTCCTACGAAACTGTCGATATTCTGGAAGATCAGGAGTTAAGACAAGGAGTTAAGGAGTATTCCAATTGGCCGACTATTCCCCAAGTCTATATCAACGGTGAGTTTATTGGCGGTTCCGACATTATGATCGAACTCTATCAAAATGGGGAACTACAACAAATAGTCGAGGTAGCCTTAGCTTCCTAAAAATTTTCTAGGTTAGGTTAGCTATCCTAACCTAGTTCCAACCTACCAAACAGTAATCAGTGATCAGTAATCAGTGAAAAGACGGCAATTTTCTACTTAGGGTTTGCGGCAAAAAGTACGGGCGAAGCATTCGGGCAATAACCTATCGGTGAAACCGTAGATTTTCTATCCGAATGCTTCGCCCCTACAGGACGCGGAGTGATAACTGCACTGATAACAAATCCGTTTTTAATAGTGTGATTAACTCTCAAGTTATGAATTGTTTCTCCCTTATCCCCACACCCCACTCTCCTATACCTTTTAAACAGGATTTAGTATCACTCCCCTTTAAAACTGTCCTTTGAATTCTTCTCTATCTTGTGCTATCAGGAAACTTTGTTGGGGAATACCGATGTGAATTCCCTTCTCCTCAAAAGCAATTTTTAGACGACGACGATACTCTCTTTCTATGTCCCATTGTCGTAATCTTTTGACGACAATTCTGAGCATAATTTCCATCCCCGTGTGAGAAACCCGACTGACACCAGCAACCTGCACGGGATTGATGATATCTTCTTGCCATTGTGGATCTACAGCCATATTTTCAGCGATGGCTGCCATTAAAGAGATCGCCACATCTGCCTCAGTCTGATAGGCGACTTCGATGGTAAAATTGACTCGCGCCCAATCTTTACTGAGGTTGTGTGCGCTAATAATTTGGTTATGGGCAATAGTGATTAAACGTCCATCGGCAGCCCGCAATTGAGTCGCTCGCAAACTCATATTTTCCACCAAACCGATAAACTCCTGAAACTGGATCATATCACCGACAGTGTACTGATCTTCAAAGACAATCAGAAAACCGTTAATCCAATCTTTTAAAAGATCCTGAAAGGCAAAGGTGAGCAATGCTCCCACTAAACCGGCTCCCGTGAGTAAAAAGGCGA contains the following coding sequences:
- the grxD gene encoding Grx4 family monothiol glutaredoxin yields the protein MTPETKDRIDQLVQNNKVLVFMKGNKLMPQCGFSNNVIQILNILGVSYETVDILEDQELRQGVKEYSNWPTIPQVYINGEFIGGSDIMIELYQNGELQQIVEVALAS